In Caldalkalibacillus salinus, the following proteins share a genomic window:
- a CDS encoding DUF92 domain-containing protein: MLWGLGALISMSLAYVAYHKQHLTRSGSLAAIVVGTTVVGGTGLLGFLVLAYFFATSSYLSKWRKGSDGSQAVAVEHKGDQRDAYQVLANGGVAAGCALIFAFSPSPWWLFGFAASLAAASSDTWASEVGKNSPSLPLDLLTRKKVAKGTSGGITLPGTVASMIGAWSTALVSWPLLHQQLSHIPNVDLGATTTSILILLGLAGWIGNWVDTFVGAKWQGLYHCPKCQRMTEHKHHCHQAGRLVKGTTWLNNDAVNALCTGSAALVAILLTFIFLT, translated from the coding sequence TTGTTGTGGGGATTAGGCGCACTTATCAGCATGAGCCTAGCGTACGTGGCCTACCATAAGCAACACTTAACTCGGTCAGGGAGTCTAGCAGCGATTGTGGTTGGAACGACGGTCGTGGGGGGGACAGGTTTACTTGGGTTCTTAGTGTTGGCTTACTTTTTTGCTACCTCCTCTTACTTAAGTAAGTGGAGAAAGGGGTCAGATGGTTCGCAGGCGGTTGCGGTTGAACATAAAGGTGATCAGCGAGATGCCTATCAGGTCTTGGCAAATGGGGGAGTAGCGGCGGGGTGTGCTCTGATCTTTGCTTTCAGTCCCTCACCATGGTGGTTATTCGGTTTCGCAGCCTCGCTAGCCGCTGCGAGCTCGGATACATGGGCTTCAGAAGTTGGTAAAAACAGTCCATCCCTACCCCTCGACCTACTAACGCGTAAAAAAGTGGCTAAAGGGACGTCCGGTGGTATTACTTTACCAGGAACAGTGGCAAGTATGATTGGAGCGTGGTCTACGGCCCTTGTTTCCTGGCCGCTTTTACATCAACAATTGTCTCATATCCCCAATGTTGACTTAGGTGCTACTACTACGTCTATCCTCATCCTACTGGGGTTGGCTGGTTGGATTGGGAATTGGGTTGATACCTTCGTAGGAGCCAAATGGCAGGGTTTATACCATTGTCCGAAATGTCAGCGTATGACCGAACATAAGCATCATTGTCATCAGGCAGGCAGGCTCGTCAAAGGGACCACATGGTTAAACAACGACGCCGTTAATGCGCTCTGTACGGGTAGTGCTGCCTTAGTGGCCATACTACTTACTTTTATTTTTTTGACTTAG
- the thiD gene encoding bifunctional hydroxymethylpyrimidine kinase/phosphomethylpyrimidine kinase — MVVYRTLTIAGSDSGGGAGIQADLKTFQELETFGMSVITALTAQNTQGVHGVFPQSREAVIAQLDAVLSDIGVDAVKTGMLFSSEIIEIVADYLNKYNVKNIVIDPVMVAKGGQTLLQEEAIEAVRQALIPIASVITPNVPEAEVILGGDRITSLEEMEEAAKRIHAMGASCVVLKGGHLSDDDATDVVFDGHDVTYLPAKRIETKHTHGTGCTFAAAIAAGLAKGQDVREATQTAKSFITCAIEESLAIGHGIGPTHHGAYKRRQIGQK, encoded by the coding sequence ATGGTGGTTTATCGTACTTTAACAATCGCCGGGTCTGATAGCGGAGGCGGCGCTGGCATACAAGCAGATTTAAAAACCTTTCAGGAGTTAGAGACCTTCGGGATGTCAGTCATCACGGCACTAACAGCCCAAAACACTCAAGGTGTTCACGGTGTCTTTCCCCAATCGAGGGAAGCTGTCATCGCTCAACTCGATGCCGTATTATCTGATATTGGGGTAGATGCTGTTAAGACGGGAATGCTGTTCAGCTCTGAGATTATTGAAATTGTTGCAGATTACCTCAATAAGTATAACGTGAAAAACATTGTCATTGATCCTGTGATGGTGGCCAAAGGGGGACAGACTTTACTTCAGGAAGAGGCCATTGAGGCTGTGAGACAAGCCTTAATTCCTATTGCCTCCGTCATCACCCCGAACGTACCTGAAGCAGAAGTGATACTAGGTGGGGATCGTATCACATCTCTAGAAGAAATGGAGGAGGCCGCAAAGCGTATACATGCCATGGGTGCCTCCTGCGTCGTGCTAAAAGGAGGTCACCTGTCAGATGACGATGCAACGGATGTCGTGTTCGATGGACATGATGTCACATACCTGCCAGCCAAGCGGATTGAAACGAAGCATACACATGGGACAGGGTGTACGTTTGCTGCCGCAATAGCAGCCGGTTTAGCGAAGGGACAGGATGTTCGTGAAGCGACGCAGACAGCTAAATCGTTCATCACCTGCGCTATAGAAGAATCCCTTGCTATCGGGCATGGTATTGGACCGACCCATCATGGCGCGTATAAGCGACGTCAGATCGGCCAAAAATGA
- a CDS encoding thiazole synthase: protein MDILENDVLEIGGQKFRSRFMIGTGRYPNPYIQQEAIKASESEILTFAIRRVNLEDPEEDAILQHLEGMSFTYLPNTSGAKNAEEAIRIARLAKASGISNWIKIEISVNEKTLLPDPVETLKATEVLANEGFVVLPYTSDDPVLCKRLEEAGAAAVMPGGAPIGTGLGILNPYHLQLIVEEANVPIIVDAGLGSASDVAQAMELGASGVLMNTPVAKAKDPVKMARAMKLAIDAGRLSYLAGRIPKKKYATASSVLEHISK from the coding sequence ATGGACATTTTAGAAAATGACGTTCTAGAAATAGGGGGGCAAAAGTTTCGCTCGCGTTTCATGATTGGAACTGGTCGATATCCGAACCCCTATATTCAACAAGAAGCGATCAAGGCGTCCGAATCAGAGATTTTGACCTTCGCCATTAGAAGAGTGAATTTGGAAGACCCGGAAGAAGATGCCATATTGCAGCACTTAGAGGGGATGTCCTTCACTTATTTGCCGAATACGAGCGGAGCCAAAAATGCGGAAGAAGCGATCCGTATTGCTAGACTCGCGAAGGCATCGGGCATATCCAATTGGATTAAGATTGAAATCAGTGTCAATGAAAAAACGTTGCTACCGGATCCGGTTGAAACATTAAAAGCAACAGAGGTATTAGCGAACGAAGGATTTGTTGTTTTACCGTATACCTCAGATGACCCGGTCTTATGTAAACGGCTGGAAGAAGCGGGGGCAGCAGCTGTGATGCCAGGTGGTGCACCGATAGGAACAGGATTAGGGATATTAAACCCTTATCACCTTCAGCTCATTGTCGAAGAGGCGAATGTCCCGATTATTGTCGATGCTGGTCTGGGCTCCGCTAGCGATGTAGCTCAAGCGATGGAACTCGGGGCGTCTGGCGTTCTCATGAATACCCCAGTGGCCAAAGCGAAAGACCCAGTGAAGATGGCCAGGGCGATGAAACTAGCGATTGATGCCGGACGGCTATCCTACCTTGCCGGACGGATCCCTAAGAAAAAATACGCCACAGCCAGTAGTGTATTAGAACACATCTCTAAGTAG
- the thiO gene encoding glycine oxidase ThiO codes for MMSKTQPCIIVGGGVIGLAIAFELASRGHQITILERGACGGQATGAAAGMLAPYSEIGEDPDDFFTLAHQSLKMYPEWQSRVKEVSQMDFEYNTNGSLHVVFHEADELGLETRLEWQNGWDVQAEIVKGPQLRALEPHLTPDATAAMYYPEEHHLYAPHYVQALKEACLRLGVQVQEHVGEVTIGEVTQDVVNLHTEQQGVFHAERCILATGAWTSSYEKTLGVQLPVFPIRGQICAYQNRPATEVRHMVFSSQGYVVSKEIGSVVCGASEDVAGFEVSTTEKGIQRLKKWSRRLFPYMEKEEPFHQWAGLRPATQDGYPLIGTLPHLPNVLISSGHYRNGILLSPRNATLVADLYEGKQTNINVQLFDPMRFT; via the coding sequence ATGATGAGCAAAACACAACCCTGTATCATCGTAGGCGGTGGTGTGATCGGTCTAGCCATCGCCTTTGAACTTGCCTCTAGAGGGCATCAAATCACAATACTGGAACGTGGAGCATGTGGTGGACAAGCAACTGGAGCCGCAGCCGGCATGCTTGCCCCCTACTCTGAGATAGGGGAAGATCCTGATGATTTCTTCACCCTTGCCCACCAAAGCCTGAAAATGTATCCCGAGTGGCAAAGTCGCGTGAAAGAAGTATCACAAATGGATTTTGAATACAACACAAATGGGAGTTTGCATGTGGTGTTCCATGAAGCAGATGAGCTAGGACTTGAGACACGCCTAGAATGGCAAAACGGGTGGGATGTACAGGCTGAGATCGTTAAAGGTCCACAGCTTAGGGCGTTGGAGCCACATCTCACGCCCGATGCAACGGCGGCCATGTATTATCCAGAGGAGCACCATCTCTATGCGCCACATTATGTACAGGCGCTAAAAGAGGCGTGCCTGCGGCTAGGTGTCCAGGTTCAGGAACATGTTGGTGAAGTGACGATCGGTGAAGTGACCCAAGATGTCGTTAACTTGCATACAGAACAACAAGGGGTTTTTCACGCTGAGCGATGTATTCTAGCGACCGGGGCGTGGACTTCTTCTTATGAAAAAACACTTGGCGTTCAACTTCCCGTTTTTCCGATTAGAGGACAAATCTGTGCTTACCAAAACAGGCCAGCCACAGAGGTGAGACATATGGTGTTTTCTAGCCAAGGCTATGTCGTATCAAAAGAAATCGGTAGTGTTGTTTGTGGGGCTTCAGAAGATGTAGCCGGTTTTGAAGTTTCAACCACTGAGAAAGGCATTCAGCGCTTGAAGAAATGGAGTCGCAGACTTTTTCCTTATATGGAAAAAGAGGAGCCATTCCATCAATGGGCTGGATTAAGACCGGCCACACAAGATGGCTATCCCCTCATCGGTACGCTACCTCATCTACCAAATGTGCTCATCTCTAGTGGCCATTATAGAAATGGGATTCTTTTAAGCCCACGTAATGCAACCCTTGTTGCTGATCTCTATGAAGGGAAACAAACAAATATAAACGTACAGCTGTTTGATCCGATGCGTTTCACATAG
- the thiE gene encoding thiamine phosphate synthase — translation MKQDFHLYVITGEQFYQGKDYLQVIEEAILGGADIVQLREKDKSKKELLDMAKALRSLTARYNVPFIVNDHIDIALAVDADGIHLGQDDLPLQEARKILGPDKIIGISTHALEEAQEAKKNGADYIGVGPVFETKSKADVVDPVGLDYVQQVTEHVDMPYVAIGGIKLHNVQDVLKAGARRICVISAIVGAEDVKATAAAFSQEIKRARGE, via the coding sequence TTGAAGCAGGATTTCCATCTCTATGTCATTACGGGAGAACAGTTTTATCAAGGAAAGGACTATCTACAGGTGATAGAAGAAGCGATTCTTGGTGGGGCTGATATTGTACAATTAAGAGAGAAAGACAAATCTAAAAAAGAATTGCTAGATATGGCCAAGGCGCTACGCTCATTAACTGCTAGATACAATGTGCCCTTTATCGTCAACGACCATATAGATATAGCGCTCGCTGTAGACGCTGACGGGATACACCTTGGGCAAGATGACCTCCCATTACAAGAGGCAAGGAAAATACTCGGACCAGATAAAATCATCGGTATTTCCACACACGCGCTGGAAGAAGCGCAGGAAGCCAAGAAAAATGGAGCCGATTATATCGGCGTTGGTCCTGTGTTTGAGACGAAGAGTAAGGCGGATGTTGTAGACCCAGTTGGCTTGGATTACGTTCAGCAGGTGACTGAACACGTTGATATGCCTTACGTTGCCATTGGTGGCATCAAACTGCATAACGTTCAGGACGTTCTTAAGGCTGGTGCCCGACGTATTTGTGTCATCAGTGCCATCGTTGGTGCGGAAGACGTGAAGGCCACCGCCGCTGCCTTTAGTCAGGAGATTAAACGTGCGAGAGGAGAGTGA
- the nfsA gene encoding oxygen-insensitive NADPH nitroreductase, with protein MTEGVDLTMTHQVDITKHLQSHRSIRKFKQQPIPADVKEDILSSAQMASTSSHVQAYSIIGVTDQEKKRQIAEWAGQQSYVEQCGHFLVFCADLNRLEHVLSKQGVETDSFNHTEPFLVASVDAALAAQNAAIAAEAHGLGTVYIGGIRNEIQKVSDLLNLPDLVYPVFGMCMGYPDQDPAQKPRLPQEAIYFENEYPTYEHIESHVEEFDNVMKHYYEERTQGKRTDTWSDMMVKTLGEPRRTHMKSFLQSKGFMLK; from the coding sequence ATGACTGAAGGAGTTGACTTAACGATGACACACCAAGTAGACATCACAAAACACTTACAATCCCATCGCTCTATCCGCAAATTTAAACAACAACCTATTCCAGCGGATGTCAAAGAAGATATTTTGTCATCAGCGCAAATGGCTTCAACGTCGAGTCATGTTCAGGCCTACTCCATCATAGGTGTTACTGACCAAGAGAAAAAACGGCAAATAGCGGAATGGGCGGGACAGCAGTCCTATGTCGAGCAGTGTGGACACTTCCTCGTATTCTGCGCGGACCTTAACAGGTTAGAGCATGTGTTGTCCAAGCAGGGGGTAGAAACAGATAGTTTCAATCACACAGAGCCGTTCTTAGTGGCCTCAGTCGATGCGGCGCTCGCAGCTCAAAATGCAGCTATAGCAGCGGAGGCGCATGGCTTAGGCACTGTTTACATTGGAGGAATTCGTAATGAAATACAAAAGGTTAGTGACTTACTGAACCTACCTGACCTCGTTTACCCTGTTTTTGGTATGTGTATGGGCTATCCAGATCAAGATCCTGCACAGAAGCCGCGACTCCCACAGGAAGCCATTTATTTTGAGAATGAATATCCCACTTACGAACATATTGAGTCTCACGTGGAAGAGTTTGACAATGTTATGAAACATTACTATGAAGAACGCACGCAAGGTAAGCGAACAGACACTTGGTCAGACATGATGGTCAAAACGTTAGGTGAACCGAGACGAACACACATGAAATCCTTTCTCCAAAGTAAAGGGTTTATGTTAAAATAA
- a CDS encoding metallophosphoesterase family protein, with amino-acid sequence MKALITSDTHGLKKDLKTLAEKVKVDKGFHCGDFCVDENMFPLNKMVLVKGNNDIRAGVPNDQVVNWAGLTFFVTHGHLYQVEFSLLNLKYKAQEAGADVVLFGHTHTPYCEREDGVIYMNPGSLRHPRGFSVPTFAILDVAEGEGAKTLSFTYYDHKGKKVPGLAKTFTL; translated from the coding sequence ATGAAAGCTTTAATCACAAGTGATACGCACGGTTTGAAAAAAGATTTAAAAACACTGGCCGAAAAAGTCAAGGTTGACAAAGGCTTCCACTGTGGGGACTTTTGTGTTGACGAGAACATGTTTCCATTAAACAAGATGGTCCTTGTCAAAGGAAATAATGACATCCGTGCGGGTGTGCCCAACGATCAAGTTGTGAATTGGGCGGGGTTAACATTTTTTGTGACACATGGTCATTTATATCAAGTAGAGTTTTCCTTGTTAAACCTGAAATACAAAGCGCAGGAAGCAGGAGCTGATGTAGTCTTATTTGGTCACACACATACGCCTTACTGTGAGCGAGAAGATGGCGTCATTTACATGAATCCAGGAAGCCTGAGACACCCGAGAGGATTTTCAGTGCCTACATTTGCTATTCTAGATGTAGCAGAAGGTGAGGGGGCTAAGACATTATCATTCACTTACTATGACCATAAGGGTAAGAAGGTCCCTGGCTTAGCCAAAACATTCACCCTGTGA
- the thiS gene encoding sulfur carrier protein ThiS, whose protein sequence is MREESETNMQLTVNGKQIELELQTVQELVQHYGLKEAHVVAEVNGEIIDRAIWEDHQLEPGAKIELVHFVGGG, encoded by the coding sequence GTGCGAGAGGAGAGTGAGACAAACATGCAACTAACGGTGAATGGCAAACAAATAGAGCTGGAGTTACAAACAGTTCAAGAACTTGTTCAACATTATGGCTTGAAAGAAGCGCACGTGGTAGCCGAAGTGAACGGTGAAATTATTGATCGCGCCATATGGGAGGATCATCAGTTAGAACCGGGTGCGAAGATTGAGCTTGTACATTTTGTGGGAGGCGGCTAA
- the htpX gene encoding protease HtpX: protein MGKRIFLFILTNILVLATIMIVLNLIGFTGYIDNGKIQYQQLLVLSAVIGFSGAFVSLAISRWMAKKAMGVRVLDPNANLSSAERALVDKVHDLSRKAGITVMPEVGIYESPEVNAFATGPTKNRSLVAVSRGLLQSMDSDAVEGVLAHEVAHIENGDMITMTLIQGVVNTFVVFLARIAAFAASRFVKPELQGIVHFIAVLVFQILFSILGSIAVMAFSRYREFHADKGGAHLAGKDKMVHALQSLQRHVHAVDNSQSSVATLKISGKQGMSQLFSSHPDLNERIRRLHES, encoded by the coding sequence GTGGGTAAAAGAATTTTTCTATTTATACTAACCAATATACTCGTATTGGCTACCATTATGATTGTATTGAATTTGATTGGGTTTACGGGCTACATTGATAATGGCAAGATCCAATACCAACAATTACTCGTTTTGAGTGCCGTGATCGGTTTTAGTGGCGCTTTCGTCTCACTGGCTATATCCAGATGGATGGCTAAAAAAGCGATGGGGGTGCGCGTACTAGATCCGAATGCTAATCTTTCATCCGCTGAAAGAGCCCTAGTAGATAAAGTACACGACCTTTCACGTAAAGCTGGTATAACGGTCATGCCTGAGGTTGGGATTTACGAATCTCCAGAGGTCAACGCTTTTGCCACAGGTCCTACCAAAAATCGTTCACTCGTGGCTGTTTCTAGAGGGCTATTGCAATCAATGGATTCCGACGCTGTTGAAGGGGTGTTAGCCCACGAGGTGGCGCACATTGAAAACGGCGATATGATCACGATGACCCTTATTCAAGGGGTCGTCAACACGTTCGTGGTCTTCTTGGCACGAATTGCCGCCTTTGCCGCGTCACGCTTTGTCAAGCCTGAGTTACAAGGCATTGTCCATTTTATTGCCGTGCTCGTGTTCCAGATCCTGTTCTCTATCCTAGGCAGCATTGCCGTTATGGCCTTCTCACGCTACCGTGAGTTCCATGCTGATAAGGGTGGGGCACACCTAGCCGGTAAAGATAAGATGGTTCATGCGCTACAATCGCTACAACGTCATGTTCATGCCGTGGATAATAGCCAATCGTCTGTCGCTACGCTTAAAATTAGTGGGAAACAAGGGATGTCTCAGTTATTCTCTAGTCACCCCGATCTTAATGAACGTATACGCAGATTACACGAATCATAA